Part of the Bradyrhizobium sp. AZCC 1721 genome, GCAGGCGACGCCGCCAACGCAATCGACGCCAGACGCAGAAACCAAACCGCCCGCGCCGCCTGCGCCGTCCGAACCGGGCACGACCGGGCAAAGGCCATCAGACGTTCCGCCGCAGCCTGCCCGTCCAGACCCGGATGCGCAGAAGTCGGGCGCTCAGCCCGCGCTGCCGCCGGCGCCGGCGGAGAAGACCGCGCCGCCGATCCGCGAAAAGGAAAAATGATCCCACTGCCGTTGCGCCGATTGTGCAATCGCAAAATCGTGGGCGGAGGCCCTGCCGCGCTCGTTTGATGCGCGAGTGTGTGGGCCATGTAACCTATTCGCCCGTATCAATTCGTAGGAGAGGGCGCAGGCCTCGCCTTCGAACGCCTTGTGTTGATCCCCAACAAGCGGTTAGGCTTGCTGCAAAACAGCCGGCAGGTCGAGTAACGGCCGGCAGATCAGGGAGTGACGCATGCGTGAGTTAACGCCGGAAACGATCACGGACGCCGTGCTCGACCAGATGGCGACGACGCCAGACCCTCGCCTGAAGGAGATCATGGCGTCGGCGGTAAAACATCTCCATGCCTTCGCCCGCGAGGTCAACCTGACGCCCGCGGAATGGATCAAGGGCATCGAATTCATGACTGCCGCCGGCAAGATGTGTTCGCCGGAACGGCAGGAATTCATCCTGCTATCCGACACGCTCGGCCTCTCGGCGCTCGTCAACGGACTGCACGACGCAACCGCGCTTGAGGAAGCCACCCACACCAGTCTGCTCGGCCCGTTCTACCGCGAGGCCACGCCGACGCTTGCAGCCGGCAGTTCGATCGCCAAGAACCCGAAGCCCGGCAGCGAGTGCGTGTTGTATGGCCGCGTCACCGATGCCGCGGGCAAACCGGTCGCGGGCGCCACCGTCTCGATCTGGCAGACCGGCGCTGATGGCCTCTATGACATCCAGGCCAGTGCGACCTCGGTCGATTACCGCGGTGTGTTCGCCACCGATGCCGATGGCCTCTATGTGCTGCGCACCGTCAAACCGCTCGGCTATTCGATCCCGATGGATGGCCCGGTCGGCGCGATGGTGAAGGCGCAGGCGCGGCATGGCATGCGGCCGGCGCATATTCACTTCCTGGTCGGCGCAGCCGGCTATCGCGAACTGGTCACGGCGCTCTATCTGCGTGACGATCCCCATCTGGCCGATGATGTCGTGTTCGGCTCGTCGGGCGATCTTGCCGTCGACGTGGTAGCCAATGATCCGGACTGCCCGATCAAGGGCATGCCGAGCATCCGCTTCGACATGCGGTTGTCGCGCGAAAGCGCCGCCGACAAGACCAGCGGGCGCGTCGGCGCCGATCCGTCGGCGATCATGAAACAAGCCAAAAGCGAACCGGCCTCGGCGGGTGCCGGCGGCTAGCCCGAGACTGACGCGATCCACTCCACCGCAGCCGGGCGAAGATCCGGCGGACGCAGAAATACAACGACATAAACGACACAAGGGGGAATCGATGAAACGCAGAACATTCCTGGGCGGCGCAATGGCCGTCGCGGTGGTAGGGCACGGGTCGAGCGCTCTTGCCCAGCAGCCGCCGATCAAGATCGGCATGTCGATGCCGCAGACCGGCGGCCTCGCCGGCGGCGGCAAGGCGTCGTTGCTCGGCATCGAGATCTGGCGCGACGACGTCAATGCCAAGGGTGGACTGCTCGGCCGCAAGGTCGAACTGGTCGTCTATGACGACAAGTCGAGCGCATCGGAGACGCCCGCGATCTACGCCAAGCTGGTCGATGTTGATAAGGTCGACCTGCTGTTCGCGCCCTATGCAACGGTACCGACCGCGCCGATCATGCCGTTCGTCAAGCAGCGCGGCCTCTTGCTGATGGGGAATTTCTCGTTCCAGGTGAACAGCAAGGTCGGCCACGACATGTGGTTCAACAATGCACCCTGGGGGCCGGCCGATAGCTGGGCGGCTTCGTTCCTCGACCTGGCGCAAAAGGCCGGCGGCAAGAACATGGCGCTGTTAACGGCGGATC contains:
- a CDS encoding dioxygenase family protein — protein: MRELTPETITDAVLDQMATTPDPRLKEIMASAVKHLHAFAREVNLTPAEWIKGIEFMTAAGKMCSPERQEFILLSDTLGLSALVNGLHDATALEEATHTSLLGPFYREATPTLAAGSSIAKNPKPGSECVLYGRVTDAAGKPVAGATVSIWQTGADGLYDIQASATSVDYRGVFATDADGLYVLRTVKPLGYSIPMDGPVGAMVKAQARHGMRPAHIHFLVGAAGYRELVTALYLRDDPHLADDVVFGSSGDLAVDVVANDPDCPIKGMPSIRFDMRLSRESAADKTSGRVGADPSAIMKQAKSEPASAGAGG